Proteins from one Kineosporiaceae bacterium genomic window:
- a CDS encoding ThiF family adenylyltransferase translates to MNAACAAEADRWREQLLAHGFGDDGVRLTGPVTWRHPSQGKATARVEIVLTNAFPFAAPEVRLLEAGAPFDATFHLARPEPGQHYGVMCLWEPGRFSVEQAPWRDPVAVLERVVGWLEATANGWPGDASCDLDRHLEHEPLSAALVLYDADALQGLSAVTVRVAGDSGAPTVRITDEVRRMPEASTRVRRKDRQLAWIGDLGEVRHPVCDWVDLAALLGPHATTVGHGIGLGVIDRLLLRYHRNGSPGVLVVRARTCPTGVLLRASEAADTSSGTRNLRAGTHAGELSSRSVAVIGCGAIGSFLADILHRSGVRRFTLIDPEVLRPGNLVRHLAGESFVGWAKVEAVRARLTAHQGDSSVVVRRAWVTTLEEAVDLIQGHDVVIDATAGAALSSLLATAVESAGRRIGHIVVSVCVQREGGIARVDRFPLRMGESYLPGLPSLDDEHLPRERGCGSAVSLTPPGAVIAAAELGSRVVIDHLLFHGVCPPSLVDVRVAQPEEPFNRTGLVLPPPQTAPGGSLAAVDLPTTERRATDCQDFA, encoded by the coding sequence CATCCCTCGCAGGGGAAGGCCACCGCCCGTGTCGAGATCGTCCTGACCAATGCGTTCCCGTTCGCTGCACCCGAGGTCAGGCTGCTGGAGGCCGGTGCACCCTTCGACGCCACCTTCCATCTCGCGCGTCCGGAGCCGGGGCAGCACTACGGCGTGATGTGTCTGTGGGAGCCCGGCCGGTTCAGCGTCGAGCAGGCGCCCTGGCGCGACCCGGTGGCCGTCCTGGAGCGGGTTGTCGGCTGGCTGGAGGCGACGGCGAACGGCTGGCCGGGCGACGCCTCCTGCGATCTGGACCGTCACCTCGAACACGAACCGCTGTCGGCAGCGCTCGTCCTCTATGACGCTGACGCCCTTCAAGGCCTGTCCGCCGTGACCGTCCGCGTCGCCGGCGATTCAGGAGCGCCCACCGTGCGCATTACCGACGAGGTGCGGCGTATGCCCGAAGCGAGCACCCGGGTCCGCCGCAAGGATCGCCAACTGGCCTGGATCGGTGATCTGGGCGAGGTACGTCACCCGGTCTGTGACTGGGTGGACCTGGCAGCCCTGCTCGGACCGCACGCGACGACCGTCGGGCACGGCATCGGCCTGGGTGTGATCGACCGACTGCTGCTGCGCTACCACCGAAACGGTAGCCCGGGGGTGCTGGTCGTGCGCGCCAGGACGTGCCCCACCGGGGTTCTGTTGCGCGCCTCCGAGGCCGCCGACACCAGCTCCGGCACCCGGAACCTGCGGGCAGGCACACACGCGGGGGAGCTTTCCAGCAGGAGCGTCGCGGTGATCGGTTGCGGCGCGATCGGGTCGTTCCTGGCCGACATCCTTCACCGGTCCGGTGTCAGACGATTCACGCTGATCGACCCCGAGGTGCTGCGCCCGGGGAACCTGGTGCGGCATCTCGCCGGCGAGTCCTTCGTGGGTTGGGCGAAGGTGGAGGCGGTACGGGCCCGCTTGACCGCGCACCAGGGCGACTCGAGTGTGGTCGTGCGGCGCGCCTGGGTGACCACCCTCGAGGAGGCGGTCGATCTGATTCAGGGCCACGACGTCGTCATCGATGCGACGGCCGGCGCCGCCCTGAGTAGCCTGCTGGCCACAGCTGTGGAGTCTGCTGGGCGCCGCATAGGTCATATCGTGGTCTCAGTGTGCGTCCAACGCGAGGGCGGCATCGCACGGGTCGACCGGTTCCCGCTCCGGATGGGGGAGAGCTATCTTCCTGGACTGCCAAGTCTCGACGATGAGCACCTACCGCGGGAGCGCGGTTGTGGCAGCGCCGTGTCCCTCACCCCGCCCGGCGCAGTGATCGCAGCAGCTGAGCTCGGCAGCCGTGTGGTGATTGACCATCTTCTGTTCCACGGCGTCTGCCCTCCCAGCCTGGTCGACGTCCGCGTCGCCCAGCCGGAGGAACCCTTCAATCGGACAGGTTTGGTGCTGCCGCCGCCCCAGACAGCGCCAGGGGGATCGCTCGCCGCGGTTGACCTTCCCACAACTGAGCGTCGTGCCACGGACTGCCAGGACTTTGCGTGA
- a CDS encoding Mov34/MPN/PAD-1 family protein, which yields MTSWQRRPKRRQAQTTATAVTNQPPDVGGLPVQVHPDAHAMVTQAASAAHPQETGGLLLGWWQAGSVVLRYAVEVIDPDATSTSWHRQEQLTQAALIRAIDDHEHPWLGYVGDWHTHPAACPPSRQDEACIREASTQFADPLVLLVHRFDGRLDIRAARAGRSQPARQVTYDPLDTKGC from the coding sequence GTGACCTCCTGGCAACGCAGACCGAAACGCCGTCAGGCCCAGACGACGGCCACGGCCGTGACCAATCAGCCGCCTGACGTCGGCGGACTACCCGTGCAGGTCCACCCGGACGCGCACGCCATGGTGACGCAGGCGGCATCCGCGGCACATCCTCAGGAAACCGGCGGGCTGCTGCTCGGCTGGTGGCAGGCCGGCTCGGTAGTCCTCCGATACGCCGTCGAGGTGATCGATCCCGACGCGACATCCACTTCGTGGCACCGTCAGGAGCAGCTCACCCAAGCGGCGCTCATACGCGCGATCGACGACCACGAGCATCCCTGGCTCGGCTACGTCGGAGACTGGCATACCCACCCGGCTGCATGTCCACCCAGCAGGCAGGACGAGGCCTGCATCCGCGAGGCATCCACGCAGTTCGCCGACCCCCTGGTCCTCCTCGTACATCGCTTTGACGGCCGCCTAGATATCCGCGCCGCCAGAGCGGGACGCAGCCAGCCAGCGCGCCAAGTCACGTACGATCCGCTCGACACGAAGGGCTGCTGA
- a CDS encoding SAVED domain-containing protein produces MSIFPPHAAGPASPSGVRRGGDYYQDLMVWSHAMQLIRARSGFCRLEVERTGVGNFDDVILRGTTRPDLLSQVKWSTTSGASIDETYLTAARANGRSLLQKLFASYLQLRGTNPDLQIITNRAPDPQHPLLGAIDGRTELLKLPAEVTRRSHVGKALQAWCRHVDGCEDDLRGLLGALRFVTGRSISSEIDRVCALMEAAGLQSDDNALLLATAEVQSWVREGRRVLTPEDVHASIDARQLRAGDERGVLLVQALDWDRHPEDAHEVLDWVDLFQGDNPKARCQPKTPDGWMIMQAQLTEAIARLEMEGWQYLTLRGMMRQATFFLVGALAPKTRSWKINYVQRRDRGAGQSWDTEAPIQLNSEPRVDVLALRQGEHLAVVLSSTLDATHDVCAYLQQTAVPANTLLSITPGNMPHDASIAGSGHAALYAQQVRQIIRQELTSNPAVDVIHLFLAGPGGLALLLGHRWNRLRPTIVYEHLGDGLGYTPAFSIN; encoded by the coding sequence ATGAGCATCTTCCCGCCCCACGCTGCCGGACCCGCGTCCCCCAGCGGCGTGCGCCGAGGCGGCGACTACTACCAAGACCTGATGGTCTGGTCGCACGCAATGCAACTGATCCGTGCCCGCAGCGGCTTCTGCCGGCTGGAGGTCGAACGCACGGGGGTGGGCAACTTCGACGACGTCATTCTGCGTGGCACCACTCGCCCGGACCTGCTGTCGCAGGTCAAGTGGTCCACGACCTCCGGTGCGTCGATCGACGAGACGTACCTTACGGCGGCGCGGGCCAACGGCAGATCGCTGCTGCAGAAGCTGTTCGCGAGCTACCTCCAACTGCGGGGCACCAACCCGGACTTGCAGATCATCACCAACCGAGCTCCCGACCCTCAGCATCCGCTGCTCGGAGCCATCGACGGGCGTACCGAGCTGCTGAAGCTGCCTGCGGAGGTGACGAGGCGGAGCCATGTCGGCAAGGCATTGCAGGCCTGGTGCCGGCACGTCGACGGCTGCGAGGACGACCTGCGGGGCCTGCTCGGCGCGCTGCGCTTCGTCACTGGACGCAGCATCAGCTCCGAGATCGACCGGGTCTGCGCCTTGATGGAGGCGGCTGGCCTGCAATCGGACGACAACGCGTTGCTGCTGGCTACCGCCGAAGTGCAGAGCTGGGTCCGCGAGGGCCGCCGCGTGCTCACCCCGGAAGACGTGCATGCCAGCATCGACGCTCGCCAGCTTCGGGCGGGGGACGAGCGTGGTGTCTTGCTCGTCCAGGCACTCGACTGGGACCGGCACCCTGAAGACGCCCATGAGGTCCTCGACTGGGTCGACCTGTTCCAAGGCGACAACCCCAAAGCGCGTTGTCAGCCCAAGACCCCCGACGGTTGGATGATCATGCAGGCCCAGCTGACGGAGGCCATCGCTCGGCTAGAGATGGAGGGATGGCAGTACCTCACGCTGCGCGGCATGATGCGGCAAGCCACCTTCTTCCTGGTCGGCGCGCTCGCGCCGAAGACCCGAAGTTGGAAGATCAACTATGTCCAGCGCCGCGATCGTGGGGCAGGGCAATCGTGGGACACTGAGGCACCCATCCAACTGAACTCGGAACCGCGGGTCGACGTCCTCGCCCTCCGGCAGGGGGAACATCTCGCCGTGGTCCTCAGCAGCACCCTCGACGCCACCCATGATGTCTGCGCGTACCTACAGCAGACAGCAGTTCCTGCCAACACCCTGCTTTCGATCACTCCCGGCAACATGCCGCACGACGCCTCCATTGCCGGGTCCGGGCACGCCGCCTTGTACGCCCAGCAGGTCAGGCAGATCATCCGTCAGGAACTCACCAGCAACCCTGCCGTCGATGTCATCCACCTGTTTCTGGCCGGACCTGGCGGACTCGCGCTGCTGCTGGGTCACCGTTGGAACAGGCTGCGACCCACCATCGTCTACGAGCACCTCGGTGACGGACTCGGCTACACCCCTGCGTTCTCGATCAACTGA
- a CDS encoding tetratricopeptide repeat protein, translated as MPASLESAQVPGSSAPRGRFVGVGVGTYESDYLPDLPRAVSDVTTLAHLLAGGFDGEPLTDPQKADVEAYLGHVRGSLPEGGSVVGIWAGHGTPSPVGVLQLPAANGTDEDSGNLTAQDFVAACVRSGANQIVIVLDTCFSGAATFDAASLSSQLIAHRPPDAEHVWVGVLASCQPWEKARDGTLGEVLCALLREGPSDPQTRVYRWSAHQRLLRGDDLCDAVLKAWTSRAQEPMLVTTGSAWYMIPNPLYRAGAAQGVVEHLLLAARGGAGAKEVSAFTGRRGEVDTVVGWVRERAPGVFVVTGPPGTGKSAIVGRVVSLADPVERARLRDEPGWHGWGHADPGEGSVHANVHARGLTADRMAELLDAALIAAGILTPALNGRARNAGLLVGQLQQDAEADGWVAPVIVVDGLDEARGEVFSIVEDLLSPLAAVATVVIATRQVVRGGDQPDLIQALAPHGPGIDLGIAMVRAAGLGDVRAYLVRRLDQVRSSMDAVAVADHVTTSRPGEAGVEQPFLLARIVADQLRAHPVDTSQPHWQSQVASSYGQAFDLDLARIPAPPDRVMPAGSTPSSRARVVLTALTWAFGAGFPAEEWLTVAQARAPEADLKQADIWWVLAEAGRFIVQDGEHQTAVYRMAHQSLADLLRARFDVAADAPFDPDARPVALALTDRYQQLMDAGVPAQSAGYLWRYVWRHSAACGPDGLDMLRGLAATEPALRNDLALAAGEVSQTFRFWGRRQEALAPTQEAVDIYRELAATNPAFRPDLASSLNNLGVRLSNLGRRQEALDRTQEAVTLYGTWPPTPAFQPNLASSLNNLGGHLSNLGRRQEALDRTQEAVTLYRDLAATNPAFRPGLAGALNNLGVCLSELGRRQEALAPIQEAVTLYRDLAATNPAFRPDLAGALTNLGGHLSNLGRRQEALDPTQEAVTLYRDLAATNPAFRPDLASALTNLGVFLGELGRRQEALDPTQEAVTLYRDLAATNPAFRPDLASALTNLGVFLRNLGRRQEALDPTQEAVTLYRDLAATNPAFRPDLARALNNLGVRLSNLGRRQEALDPTQEAVTLYRDLAATNPAFRPDLAMSLNNLGVRLSELGRRQEALDPTQEAVTLYRDLAATNPAFRPDLASSLNNLGVRLSELGRRQEALAPAQEAVTLYRDLAATNPAFRPNLASSLNNLGVFLGELGRREEALDPTQEAVTLYRDLAATNPAFRPNLASSLNNLGVRLSELGRRQEALDPTQEAVTLYRDLAATNPAFQPNLASSLTNLGGHLSNLGRRQEALDPTQEAVTLYRDLAATNPAFQPDLASALTNLGIRLNDLGQEHGDLWEPVVEDLSPAERALLLLYRSTNTSEPAAEAASWICRALVEAGEDQPVLAALRDQARRHRAGDPAAFDAAWATATTEPTPPAWLHVDPTLLAAAQAWVQTETYEDEQAHLVEHPELLTTDADGAVDEALLPLDPVEAARYQQLRDAARVHGVQAAYRPLLLAILTGRLLAATGQERRLLLTDHRDDLLDDTVHQILQNRAADEDQDVAMAAAEGLALIILTGLDATGSTLTAVLDALEEPTRFAPLLQSRAVTPDAVLLQPVAEVAWSYAVRTRDDRLEGLAGLYLATAAAITHDTDTALALLDEARELTPDQRDTWVGLLLDITAHHPTTLPLVQHLMTPPHPTSDTGNPLQGNGSPDPDRRH; from the coding sequence CTTCGATGGTGAGCCCCTGACCGATCCGCAGAAGGCCGACGTCGAGGCCTACTTGGGGCATGTGAGGGGGAGCTTGCCCGAGGGGGGCTCGGTGGTCGGGATCTGGGCGGGCCATGGCACGCCGTCCCCGGTGGGGGTGTTGCAGTTGCCGGCAGCGAACGGGACGGACGAGGACTCGGGGAACCTCACGGCCCAGGATTTCGTCGCGGCGTGTGTGCGCTCGGGCGCCAACCAGATCGTCATCGTCTTGGACACCTGCTTCTCGGGAGCGGCGACCTTCGATGCGGCCAGCCTCTCCTCTCAGTTGATCGCGCACAGGCCTCCCGATGCCGAGCACGTGTGGGTGGGGGTATTGGCGTCGTGCCAGCCGTGGGAGAAGGCCCGCGACGGGACGTTGGGCGAGGTGTTGTGCGCATTGCTGCGGGAGGGGCCGTCGGATCCGCAGACGCGGGTGTACCGCTGGTCGGCGCACCAGCGGCTGCTGCGTGGGGACGACCTGTGCGACGCCGTTCTGAAGGCGTGGACCAGCCGTGCCCAGGAACCGATGCTCGTGACGACGGGCAGTGCCTGGTACATGATCCCGAATCCGTTATATCGGGCCGGGGCCGCGCAGGGAGTGGTCGAGCACCTCCTGCTGGCGGCCCGCGGCGGCGCCGGAGCCAAAGAGGTGTCCGCGTTCACCGGTCGCCGCGGCGAGGTGGACACCGTGGTCGGGTGGGTGAGGGAGCGCGCGCCGGGGGTGTTCGTGGTGACCGGGCCGCCGGGAACGGGGAAGTCGGCGATCGTCGGGCGGGTGGTGAGTCTGGCCGACCCCGTGGAGCGTGCCCGGCTCCGCGACGAACCCGGCTGGCACGGATGGGGGCACGCCGACCCTGGTGAGGGCAGTGTCCACGCGAACGTGCATGCCCGCGGACTGACCGCCGACCGGATGGCCGAACTCCTGGACGCCGCACTGATCGCGGCAGGCATCCTCACCCCAGCCCTGAACGGGCGAGCACGCAACGCGGGACTGCTGGTGGGACAGCTGCAGCAGGACGCCGAGGCCGACGGGTGGGTGGCACCGGTGATCGTGGTCGACGGGTTGGACGAGGCCCGCGGCGAGGTGTTCAGCATCGTCGAGGACCTGTTGTCCCCGTTGGCGGCGGTGGCCACCGTGGTGATCGCGACCCGCCAGGTCGTCCGCGGCGGTGATCAACCCGACCTCATCCAGGCCTTGGCGCCCCATGGCCCGGGCATTGACCTGGGCATCGCGATGGTGCGGGCCGCCGGCCTGGGCGACGTCCGCGCCTACCTGGTCCGTCGTCTCGATCAGGTCCGGTCCAGCATGGATGCTGTCGCGGTCGCTGACCACGTCACCACCAGTCGCCCGGGCGAAGCTGGGGTGGAGCAGCCGTTCCTGTTGGCCCGGATCGTGGCCGATCAACTGCGGGCACACCCGGTCGACACCAGCCAACCGCACTGGCAGTCCCAGGTGGCCTCCAGCTACGGGCAGGCCTTCGACCTGGACCTGGCCCGCATCCCTGCCCCGCCCGATCGCGTGATGCCGGCCGGGTCGACGCCGTCGTCGCGGGCGCGGGTGGTGTTGACCGCCTTGACGTGGGCGTTCGGGGCGGGTTTCCCGGCCGAGGAGTGGCTGACCGTGGCCCAGGCCCGGGCGCCCGAGGCCGACCTGAAGCAGGCCGACATCTGGTGGGTACTGGCCGAGGCCGGACGGTTCATCGTCCAGGACGGCGAACACCAGACCGCGGTCTACCGGATGGCCCACCAGTCCCTAGCCGACCTGTTGCGCGCTCGCTTCGACGTCGCCGCTGACGCCCCTTTCGACCCGGACGCCCGACCCGTCGCGCTGGCCCTGACCGACCGCTACCAGCAACTCATGGACGCCGGTGTCCCCGCCCAGTCCGCGGGCTATCTGTGGCGCTACGTGTGGCGACACAGTGCCGCCTGCGGCCCAGACGGGTTGGACATGCTCCGCGGCCTGGCGGCCACGGAACCTGCCCTGAGGAATGACCTGGCGCTGGCCGCGGGTGAGGTCTCGCAGACGTTCCGATTCTGGGGCCGCCGGCAGGAGGCCCTGGCCCCCACCCAGGAAGCCGTCGACATCTACCGGGAACTGGCCGCCACCAACCCCGCCTTCCGACCCGACCTCGCCAGCTCGTTGAACAACCTCGGCGTCCGCCTCAGCAACCTCGGTCGCCGCCAGGAGGCCCTGGACCGCACCCAGGAAGCCGTCACCCTCTACGGGACCTGGCCGCCAACCCCCGCCTTCCAACCCAACCTCGCCAGCTCCTTGAACAACCTCGGCGGCCACCTCAGCAACCTCGGCCGCCGCCAGGAGGCCCTGGACCGCACCCAGGAAGCCGTCACCCTCTACCGGGACCTGGCCGCCACCAACCCCGCCTTCCGACCCGGCCTCGCCGGCGCCCTGAACAACCTCGGCGTCTGCCTCAGCGAGCTCGGCCGCCGCCAGGAGGCCCTGGCCCCCATCCAGGAAGCCGTCACCCTCTACCGGGACCTGGCCGCCACCAACCCCGCCTTCCGACCCGACCTCGCCGGCGCCCTGACCAACCTCGGCGGCCACCTCAGCAACCTCGGCCGCCGCCAGGAGGCCCTGGACCCCACCCAGGAAGCCGTCACCCTCTACCGGGACCTGGCCGCCACCAACCCCGCCTTCCGACCCGACCTCGCCAGCGCCCTGACCAACCTCGGCGTCTTCCTCGGCGAGCTCGGTCGCCGCCAGGAGGCCCTGGACCCCACCCAGGAAGCCGTCACCCTCTACCGGGACCTGGCCGCCACCAACCCCGCCTTCCGACCCGACCTCGCCAGCGCCCTGACCAACCTCGGCGTCTTCCTCCGCAACCTCGGTCGCCGCCAGGAGGCCCTGGACCCCACCCAGGAAGCCGTCACCCTCTACCGGGACCTGGCCGCCACCAACCCCGCCTTCCGACCCGACCTCGCCCGCGCCCTGAACAACCTCGGCGTCCGCCTCAGCAACCTCGGCCGCCGCCAGGAGGCCCTGGACCCCACCCAGGAAGCCGTCACCCTCTACCGGGACCTGGCCGCCACCAACCCCGCCTTCCGACCCGACCTCGCCATGTCCCTGAACAACCTCGGCGTCCGCCTCAGCGAGCTCGGTCGCCGCCAGGAGGCCCTGGACCCCACCCAGGAAGCCGTCACCCTCTACCGGGACCTGGCCGCCACCAACCCCGCCTTCCGACCCGACCTCGCCAGCTCCCTGAACAACCTCGGCGTCCGCCTCAGCGAGCTCGGCCGCCGCCAGGAGGCCCTGGCCCCCGCCCAGGAAGCCGTCACCCTCTACCGGGACCTGGCCGCCACCAACCCCGCCTTCCGACCCAACCTCGCCAGCTCCCTGAACAACCTCGGCGTCTTCCTCGGCGAGCTCGGTCGCCGCGAGGAGGCCCTGGACCCCACCCAGGAAGCCGTCACCCTCTACCGGGACCTGGCCGCCACCAACCCCGCCTTCCGACCCAACCTCGCCAGCTCCCTGAACAACCTCGGCGTCCGCCTCAGCGAGCTCGGCCGCCGCCAGGAGGCCCTGGACCCCACCCAGGAAGCCGTCACCCTCTACCGGGACCTGGCCGCCACCAACCCCGCCTTCCAACCCAACCTCGCCAGCTCCCTGACCAACCTCGGCGGCCACCTCAGCAACCTCGGCCGCCGCCAGGAGGCCCTGGACCCCACCCAGGAAGCCGTCACCCTCTACCGGGACCTGGCCGCCACCAACCCCGCCTTCCAACCCGACCTCGCCAGCGCCCTGACCAACCTCGGCATCCGTCTCAACGACCTCGGCCAGGAGCATGGCGACCTGTGGGAACCAGTGGTGGAGGATCTGTCACCGGCAGAGCGGGCGTTGCTGTTGCTCTATCGGTCGACGAACACCAGTGAACCGGCGGCGGAGGCGGCGTCCTGGATCTGCCGGGCGCTGGTCGAAGCCGGTGAGGATCAGCCTGTCCTCGCGGCACTACGCGATCAGGCACGCCGCCACCGGGCGGGCGACCCAGCAGCCTTCGACGCTGCCTGGGCCACGGCCACCACCGAGCCCACACCACCTGCCTGGCTCCACGTCGACCCCACCCTGTTGGCAGCGGCACAGGCTTGGGTTCAGACCGAGACCTATGAGGATGAACAAGCCCACCTGGTCGAGCACCCCGAGCTGCTCACCACCGACGCCGATGGCGCCGTCGACGAGGCACTCCTGCCACTCGACCCGGTCGAGGCCGCCCGGTACCAGCAGCTACGGGACGCCGCCCGGGTCCACGGGGTCCAGGCCGCCTACAGGCCGCTGCTGCTCGCCATCCTCACCGGTCGTCTTCTGGCCGCCACGGGCCAGGAACGCCGCCTCCTGCTGACCGACCACCGCGACGACCTGCTCGACGACACCGTCCACCAGATCCTCCAGAACCGCGCCGCCGACGAGGACCAGGACGTCGCCATGGCTGCCGCCGAGGGACTGGCCCTGATCATCCTCACCGGTCTGGACGCCACCGGCTCGACCCTGACCGCTGTCCTGGACGCACTCGAGGAGCCCACCCGGTTCGCGCCACTGCTGCAATCCCGAGCCGTGACCCCCGATGCTGTTCTGTTGCAACCGGTCGCCGAAGTGGCCTGGTCGTACGCCGTCCGTACCCGGGACGACCGGCTTGAAGGTCTGGCCGGCCTGTACCTGGCCACTGCCGCCGCCATCACCCACGACACGGACACCGCGCTCGCACTGCTCGACGAGGCCCGAGAATTGACCCCGGACCAACGCGACACTTGGGTGGGCCTCCTCCTCGACATCACTGCCCACCACCCCACCACCCTGCCCCTGGTCCAACACCTGATGACCCCACCCCACCCCACCAGCGACACGGGTAATCCTCTCCAGGGCAACGGATCCCCCGACCCCGATAGGAGACACTGA